A genomic stretch from Helianthus annuus cultivar XRQ/B chromosome 1, HanXRQr2.0-SUNRISE, whole genome shotgun sequence includes:
- the LOC110879451 gene encoding glucomannan 4-beta-mannosyltransferase 1 isoform X1 — MFQDGDTFGTFISQDEADSNLLEAAHEGADWSHYFLQLQEAAGVWRLKAIEDVSGWKDITTMEDMDHAVRDSLKGWIFVFVGNHSLSNPLETAIIPKMVDEARARVLS, encoded by the exons ATGTTTCAAG ATGGAGACACATTTGGGACTTTTATTAGCCAAGATGAAGCTGATTCTAACCTGTTAGAGGCTGCCCACGAAGGAGCTGATTGGAGTCACTATTTCCTGCAGTTGCAAG AGGCTGCTGGTGTATGGCGTTTAAAAGCAATTGAAGATGTCAGTGGCTGGAAAGATATAACCACTATGGAGGACATGGATCATGCAGTTCGGGATAGCCTCAAGGGGTGGATATTTGTCTTTGTTGGGAACCACTCACTTTCAA ACCCTCTTGAGACTGCAATAATTCCTAAAATGGTTGATGAAGCTAGAGCAAGGGTTTTATCTTAG
- the LOC110879451 gene encoding probable glucomannan 4-beta-mannosyltransferase 11 isoform X2 — protein sequence MFQDGDTFGTFISQDEADSNLLEAAHEGADWSHYFLQLQEAAGVWRLKAIEDVSGWKDITTMEDMDHAVRDSLKGPS from the exons ATGTTTCAAG ATGGAGACACATTTGGGACTTTTATTAGCCAAGATGAAGCTGATTCTAACCTGTTAGAGGCTGCCCACGAAGGAGCTGATTGGAGTCACTATTTCCTGCAGTTGCAAG AGGCTGCTGGTGTATGGCGTTTAAAAGCAATTGAAGATGTCAGTGGCTGGAAAGATATAACCACTATGGAGGACATGGATCATGCAGTTCGGGATAGCCTCAAGGG ACCCTCTTGA